CATCCAGTCCAAGCAATTCACTGTAAACTTGTTGATTGTGTTCTCCCAGTCGCGGACCAACCCACTTAATCTCACCAGGTGTTTCACTGAATACAGGGGTAATGCCAGGCATTTTAATGGTACCTAATGTTGGATGAGGCATTTCAACAATATTTCCTCTAGCTGCATAATGAGGATCATTAAAGATATCTTCTGCATCGTATACCAGGCTAACGGGAACACCCTCGCGGTCAACGATTTCCTTCAAATCCTTATAACATAAAGAAGCAATCCATTCGCTAACAATGGCATCTATCGCCGGATCATTCTCCACCCGTGCTTTCATCGTTGAGAAGAGCGGATTTGTTAACAGCTCGGGACGCTGCATGGCCCGGGTCAGATATTCATAAGTCCGATCTGTGCTGCAAACCAAGACAACCCACTTTTCATCTTTGGTCTGATAGGTGCCGCCAGGGCTTGAGGTACCACTAAGTTTTGGTGTGCGTTGACGGATGCGTCCGTTTTTGTGATATTCAGCAACTAGGATTTCCATCATGCGGAAAATACCTTCATAGAGACTGACATCAATCTCCTGTCCTTTACCATGCAGCGCATCGCGGTGATAAAGCGCCATCATGGTAGACATCACAGCATAAAGTCCGGTAATGTAATCCACCAAAGAGAATGACGGACTAACAGGCGGTCGATCTTTGTAACCGGTAATGAATGTCATGCCCGAAAAAGCAGTGGCGGGAGTACCAAAACCTGCTACATGAGCATTCGGTCCTGTTTGGCCGTAACCGGTAACCCTGGTGATTACAATATTTGGATTCGCCTGGCGAATCGTCTCTGCATCCAGCCCCCATTTATCAAGCGTACCGGTACGGAAATTTTCAATTAACACATCGCATTGAGACACGAGCTGCAGAAACAGACTTTTGCCTTCCTCTTTGCGCAAATCTAATGTAACACACCGCTTGTTGCGACCCATTGCAGGCCATCGCAATCCTTCGTTACCATAATAAGGCCCAAGCTTGCGGAATGGATCCCCTCCATTGGGTTGCTCAACTTTGATTACGTCTGCGCCAAAATCCGCCATTAACCCTGCAGCGAACGGTGCCGCAATGACTGTAGAAACATCCAATACCCGAACTCCTTCTAATAACCCTGCCATAACAAATCCTCCTATAATTATTACGATAATCTTTATTTATTGCTTTGATGTTGAACCTTCTCTTTGGTAATATCCTCACAGCGGCCGGCTTTAAGCACAGCGCTTGCTGCTTCATGCCCTACTAACTTAGCGGCCATTCTGGCTGTGTCCATCGCTTTCAGTAAATTAAT
The genomic region above belongs to Anaerosporomusa subterranea and contains:
- a CDS encoding CaiB/BaiF CoA transferase family protein produces the protein MAGLLEGVRVLDVSTVIAAPFAAGLMADFGADVIKVEQPNGGDPFRKLGPYYGNEGLRWPAMGRNKRCVTLDLRKEEGKSLFLQLVSQCDVLIENFRTGTLDKWGLDAETIRQANPNIVITRVTGYGQTGPNAHVAGFGTPATAFSGMTFITGYKDRPPVSPSFSLVDYITGLYAVMSTMMALYHRDALHGKGQEIDVSLYEGIFRMMEILVAEYHKNGRIRQRTPKLSGTSSPGGTYQTKDEKWVVLVCSTDRTYEYLTRAMQRPELLTNPLFSTMKARVENDPAIDAIVSEWIASLCYKDLKEIVDREGVPVSLVYDAEDIFNDPHYAARGNIVEMPHPTLGTIKMPGITPVFSETPGEIKWVGPRLGEHNQQVYSELLGLDDAQLQELKSKEII